One genomic segment of Ipomoea triloba cultivar NCNSP0323 chromosome 9, ASM357664v1 includes these proteins:
- the LOC116030642 gene encoding nuclear transcription factor Y subunit B-10-like, with protein sequence MSDGQASSQHPHSPGGGSHESGEQSPRSNVREQDRFLPIANISRIMKKALPPNGKIAKDAKETVQECVSEFISFITSEASDKCQREKRKTINGDDLLWAMATLGFEDYLDPLKVYLTRYREMEGDTKGSAKAADGPGKRDGMQPTPNMQLAHQGSFTQGMSYGNSQGQHMMVPMQGRE encoded by the exons atgTCGGACGGTCAGGCATCGTCGCAGCATCCGCACAGTCCCGGTGGCGGCAGTCACGAGAGCGGGGAGCAGAGCCCTAGGTCGAATGTTAGGGAGCAGGATAGGTTTCTCCCCATCGCGAATATCAGTCGGATCATGAAGAAGGCTCTCCCGCCCAACGGTAAAATTGCTAAGGATGCTAAGGAGACTGTTCAGGAATGCGTCTCCGAGTTCATCAGCTTCATCACCAGCGA GGCAAGTGACAAGTGCCAGAGAGAAAAAAGGAAGACAATTAATGGAGATGATCTGCTATGGGCAATGGCTACTTTAGGGTTTGAAGATTATCTTGACCCCCTGAAGGTGTACCTCACCCGTTACAGGGAG ATGGAG gGTGATACAAAGGGGTCGGCAAAAGCCGCTGATGGTCCTGGTAAAAGAGATGGGATGCAGCCTACTCCTAATATGCAG CTTGCACATCAAGGCTCATTCACTCAAGGAATGAGTTATGGAAACTCACAG GGTCAGCATATGATGGTTCCAATGCAAGGCAGAGAGTAG